A single genomic interval of Nitrospirota bacterium harbors:
- a CDS encoding TIGR02710 family CRISPR-associated CARF protein produces MKPEGICAVLWYSPRPMAHDQPVKALVISLTGHTAAAVYSINRLQPDSLCFVLPEGAKALVEADVQPKIEHMPRRWDWVVLAETDDFVGCYRALAQALPEMLHTWDVQPGELVVDVTGATPAMAGALTLATLSLSSRIVSLVPAREGQEEDRIDIAGQPFLWTQGNPWDEAASVSRREGCELFNRGLFAASAKLFRELEARVSGGQKPLYRAFADLADGYDLWERFQYRQAWEKLKHAVKAFEMAALWGGPPGLNAVLPPIKANAGFLERLVLDPAPVKDMQPIDLLAHAGRRLRGAHDPEIAMVSLVRALEAFAQRQLFKQHQIKTWDVLPEQLPEALRETCRTCWVEDLDGKYKLPLQAQFRTLAGLGDQMGQAFLREWPTMKPLLDAASHAVLGHGFEPVKAERVQQLYDVALRLTGVHEASLPKFPVLAL; encoded by the coding sequence ATGAAGCCGGAAGGAATTTGCGCCGTCCTGTGGTATAGTCCGCGCCCAATGGCGCATGACCAACCAGTGAAAGCGTTAGTGATCTCCCTCACCGGCCATACGGCGGCGGCGGTCTACTCGATTAATCGTCTGCAGCCGGACTCGCTTTGTTTTGTGTTGCCGGAAGGGGCGAAAGCCCTCGTCGAAGCCGACGTCCAACCGAAAATTGAACATATGCCCAGACGGTGGGATTGGGTGGTCCTGGCGGAGACCGACGACTTTGTCGGCTGTTATCGGGCGCTCGCCCAGGCGCTCCCTGAGATGTTGCATACGTGGGATGTGCAGCCAGGCGAGCTCGTCGTCGATGTAACCGGGGCGACTCCGGCCATGGCGGGTGCGCTCACGCTGGCCACCTTGTCTCTCAGTTCGCGGATCGTCTCGCTCGTGCCGGCGCGAGAGGGACAGGAAGAGGATCGGATCGATATCGCCGGACAGCCGTTTCTCTGGACGCAGGGCAATCCCTGGGATGAAGCGGCCTCGGTCTCGCGCCGCGAGGGCTGCGAGCTGTTCAATCGGGGATTGTTTGCCGCATCGGCGAAGCTGTTTCGCGAGCTCGAAGCTAGGGTGAGCGGGGGGCAGAAGCCGCTCTATCGCGCCTTTGCAGATCTGGCAGATGGCTACGATCTCTGGGAGCGATTCCAGTACCGTCAGGCCTGGGAGAAGCTGAAGCATGCCGTGAAGGCTTTCGAAATGGCGGCATTGTGGGGCGGACCGCCAGGACTCAACGCGGTCCTTCCCCCGATCAAAGCGAATGCGGGATTTCTGGAAAGGCTCGTGCTCGATCCTGCTCCGGTCAAAGACATGCAGCCTATCGATTTGCTGGCCCATGCCGGTCGGCGACTGCGTGGCGCGCATGATCCGGAGATCGCGATGGTCTCGTTGGTTCGTGCGCTCGAAGCCTTTGCCCAACGACAACTGTTCAAGCAGCACCAGATCAAAACCTGGGACGTGCTGCCGGAGCAATTGCCTGAGGCGCTACGAGAAACCTGCCGGACGTGCTGGGTGGAAGATCTCGACGGCAAGTACAAACTGCCGTTGCAGGCACAGTTTCGTACGCTGGCCGGATTGGGCGATCAGATGGGCCAAGCCTTTTTGCGTGAATGGCCAACGATGAAGCCGCTGCTCGACGCGGCCAGCCATGCCGTCCTCGGTCATGGCTTCGAGCCGGTCAAGGCCGAGCGGGTCCAGCAGTTGTATGACGTCGCGTTGAGACTCACAGGGGTGCATGAGGCGTCGCTCCCGAAGTTTCCAGTCTTGGCTCTGTAG
- a CDS encoding NfeD family protein, whose translation MIWWYWMFFGLVLLGLEMATPGGFYIIFFGLAALIVGSLTGLGFAQAEWLQWFLFSSLAILSLLVFRGPLLAWINKQDKDLPAVDSLAGESAIPIEDLLPGATGKAELRGTSWTAHNAGTVPLTKGQRCTVKRVEGLTIWISAD comes from the coding sequence ATGATCTGGTGGTATTGGATGTTCTTCGGCCTCGTCCTGCTCGGCCTCGAAATGGCCACGCCCGGGGGCTTCTATATTATCTTCTTCGGACTGGCGGCTCTGATCGTCGGCAGTCTCACCGGCCTGGGATTCGCCCAAGCGGAATGGCTCCAGTGGTTCTTGTTCTCAAGTCTCGCGATCCTATCCTTGCTGGTGTTCCGCGGACCGTTATTGGCCTGGATCAACAAACAGGACAAGGACCTGCCTGCCGTGGACTCACTCGCGGGAGAAAGCGCGATCCCCATTGAAGACTTGCTGCCAGGCGCTACCGGCAAGGCTGAGCTGCGCGGCACCTCCTGGACTGCCCACAATGCCGGGACGGTCCCTTTGACAAAGGGTCAGCGATGCACCGTCAAGCGGGTCGAGGGACTCACCATCTGGATATCGGCGGATTAA
- a CDS encoding stomatin-like protein → MMTEGLFIMLVLALLVLIVVGKTAVVVPQQSAYVVERLGKYAASLDAGFHILLPFIDRIRYKHSLKETAIDIPEQVCITRDNVQVSVDGILYLKVLNPQRASYGISDYNFALIQLAQTTLRSEMGKIELDRTFEERTNINIQVVNELDKASDPWGVKVLRYEIKNITPPKGVLDAMEKQMRAEREKRAVILTSEGERDAAINQAEGEKQQVIKASEAKKQQQINEAEGAASAILAIAQATAEGLRKVAETIQIPGGQEAVQLRVAEQYITKFGELAKTTNTLILPATVSDVGSMIALAMSAIRQTGPLTTIKS, encoded by the coding sequence ATGATGACCGAAGGACTCTTTATCATGCTGGTCTTAGCCTTGCTTGTGTTGATCGTCGTCGGCAAGACCGCCGTCGTTGTGCCACAGCAAAGCGCCTATGTGGTCGAGCGACTCGGCAAATACGCCGCCTCACTAGATGCAGGGTTTCATATCCTCCTCCCCTTCATCGACCGTATTCGCTATAAACATTCGCTCAAGGAAACGGCCATCGACATCCCCGAGCAGGTCTGTATTACCCGCGATAACGTGCAGGTGTCGGTGGACGGCATCTTGTACCTCAAGGTCTTAAACCCTCAGCGCGCGTCGTACGGCATCAGCGACTATAATTTTGCCCTGATCCAACTGGCGCAGACCACGTTGCGAAGCGAGATGGGCAAGATTGAACTCGACCGGACATTCGAAGAACGGACGAACATCAATATCCAGGTCGTCAACGAACTCGACAAGGCCTCAGATCCCTGGGGCGTCAAAGTCCTCCGGTACGAAATCAAGAACATCACTCCCCCGAAGGGCGTGTTGGACGCCATGGAAAAGCAGATGCGGGCGGAGCGGGAGAAGCGGGCGGTGATTCTCACGTCCGAAGGCGAACGCGACGCAGCCATCAACCAGGCCGAGGGCGAGAAGCAACAAGTGATCAAAGCCTCCGAGGCCAAGAAACAACAACAGATCAACGAGGCAGAGGGGGCGGCATCGGCCATCCTCGCCATTGCGCAGGCCACGGCTGAGGGACTGCGCAAGGTCGCAGAGACGATCCAGATCCCGGGCGGTCAGGAAGCCGTTCAGCTGCGCGTGGCAGAACAGTACATCACCAAGTTCGGCGAGTTGGCAAAGACGACCAACACGTTGATTCTGCCTGCGACGGTCTCCGATGTCGGCTCCATGATCGCCTTGGCGATGAGCGCCATCCGGCAGACCGGTCCCCTCACCACCATCAAGTCATAA